ACGCTTTTCTCGTCCACTCGGACCCGTCAAAACGGTGCGAAAGCTCACGCACGCGACCAACAAAACCACGACCGTGCGGGAAGCAGGGCGAAACATTTCGGAGCAAACCCGGATTGCCTTCTTGCTCTGTTTTCCGGACGCTATATGtattatgtgtgtatgtgtgtgtgtgtgtgtgtgtgtgtgtgtgtgcggtttaTTTATTCGCAATTAAGAGCATTTTGTGCCATCTACAATTGCAACAATTCGCCGTGGTAAGAGCAATCGATTTGCAATCAAGAAAGAGTGTACTCTATCGACACTGTTCAATCGAAAGTACACATGTTTCCCTGGGAAATGTGCTTTCCATCTCAAAACGCAAGaggaagagatagagagaatgaAGGGTCGGGGAAAACATTAACCactaataaacaaaaaaaaataaacaccgaTTGCAGCCAAAGCGATGGAAAAGCGTCTTAATAATTGTACCTCTTTACGATACATTACTGTCAACAAAACGGCAGCACCAATGTGGAGCACATACCATACCACCGTTACTCCAAATGTGTGGAATCTGCTCCCAAAGGTCCCCCCGCCAGCAAACGACAATACATTTTGGTGTCGTAAATGCTACTGAGTGAATGAGAAAAACAAGCGCCGAGATGTTTATCAATATTGAGACAATTTCGGCTGTAACGCGGTCGGCGGAACGAGGTCTCGAGCAGACGTTAAACGCGAAGTATAATCCGTTTGCTATTATTGTTTCGCTAATTTTGTAccgattatttttcattttgtgcCGTTGGTGCCAGATCGTTGTCGGATGTGTGCAGCgttattaaattattcatttttttctttattttatgcTGTTTGGAACACGCAGTAAAGTAGGTCTGCATGTTTTGGACGGCCACAAGTGTGCGCTGGTTGAAAGGTGGACAGAAATACAAAAGATCTCAAAATACATGTGTACCTGTTATCTACAGGTATTGAAGGATACTCTACAAACAAAAGTAATGACAATAGTATTTAGAACAACaccaatgaaaaaaataataataatttaaagttaaataataataattgtaatattttcATCCAAACAGATTGCTACATTCtcttgattttaatttataacAAAGTATTCTTTACATTATAAAACAATTGTCTGGAGAAAACTAGATGTTATCATGATAGTATTTACAATTTCACAACGTTAAGATGTTTTACTATTTTATAATCTAACAATAAAGTTAACATTTTGTTGAAGAAGTTTCACTATACtgattgtttttccattttaGTAGAGtataatgcatttttttctatacTTTTTATCTATGCTTTTCTTATCAAAAGGGCCACACAGAATAAACTGTTGGACATTGGTTTTTATTCTACGAAAATACCAATAAGATATTGGTGCAGATCTACTGTTTTCAAATACTGtgcaaaatatgcaaaaaaaactagcTAGAATTTTCAATAACATCAATAAAATGATTAAATCATATAAGCTATCTTTAACGAATAACATACATATCTAAACAACGAAAGCCCCTTTAAAACAATCCCCTTTAaaacacgcaacaaacacTAAACCAGATATTCTTCTTCAACGAATTTACCCCTTTGAAAACCGAAAGTGGAAGCGTTTTTGTGAATGCAAAAACATACGGTAATTGACATCAGATAGCGGTACCAGATGAGCCACGCTCGCACAGGACTGGAAGTACCAGTTTTCCCACTAGCATAGCCTAAGCACTTCTCACACCATCACAGCCACATTGCAGCCAAACGACTCCTTCCCAAATTTACCTTGCGACCCACAGCCGAGACGCCGTCTAGTTGGATGCGCGCGAGAAACGCTAGAAACcgaaatttattatttcagcCTGGAACCGGCAGGAACCTACCACCGGTCATCCAACGTACTACGCCGGAGACAGGAACTCGTAAGGAGACGAGAGACGTTGGGCAGTCGACAAGATTAGGCGAGAAAGATTATTGCTCCCCGCAGCACTTAACCATGCAGCGCGATGCGATCGCGCGGGGTGAAAGTAAATCTAATAAAATTGTAATTGTTAATTTCAAGTGACGGTcgtggacgacgacgacgtgtgCGATTGCTCGCGACCATTTGTGTTCGCAGTAGTAACAGGCGACCCAGCAAACACACGCCGGTGAACGGACTGGCGGAACTTGCGCTGCTGCCTCATCGTTCGGTCCAGCGCATCCTTGAGCACGCTCTGCAAATGGCGCAAAACGGAAGAGTCCGCGCAATGATTACATTTTATGCGTTCAAGGGTTGTCCCTTTGTGGGTTCATAAATTATTGATGAGCGATCCGCGATGCCGCGACGGCAGGTTACGGAGAAGATGCTGATTTGAGAAGGCAAAAAGTGCCACCAACGAACTAATCACAGCTCACGAATGAGCAAAGCATTATTGGGAAAGGTGGCGTCACGCATGTTGCACAAGGGTGAGCGTCAGCTTTTGCCAGTTTCCGGAAGTTAGGCTGTGCACGATTGTAATATTTGAATCTAATCAGCGCGATATAGCTTTCTATGACAACTTTTTGAGGGCTTTCTCTTTGTCAAATTAACAAAGCAAGCAATACCAACATCACTACGAGCGGATAATTAAAGATCATTCGATTTGATATTTAATTAGAAACTTTAAATCACATAAATGCAGACTACATTTGTAAAAAAGCGATGATTATTTAACTGATACAAATGGCTGAAAAAGTGTTGAAACTATGGAACATTTTATAATGCAAGTATTTTACTTAATCGGAATTAATAAGTACTTTTCGTAAGTAATTTTAATTCAACAGGACAATATTACCAATGTTTTATATCAGGCTAATTGTTgcatacttttttgtttttcctatcACAATCTACCTCTTAACAAAGCAGGTCGGGCCCTCTAGCCCAAATTTAGCATATTTTTGACTAGTATCCCGGTACGTGTCCATAACCCGCCGGACTGAAAATCTGTGAAACGAACAAAAGTGCTTTTTACCAACCGGGCCCCGTTCGTTTCGATTCGCGTTCAACTATCGCTGGCGCTACTTTCAATTAGACCCACAATCATGCACACCTCTATCAATTATCGTACAGGAGAGATGCGGGCTCCATAGCGCCTAGCCGCATCGTTCAAAAACGGATCGCAATTCCGCTGCTTTTCCTCCCGTAGTTCATTAGCCAGCTAACAAACGGGTTCATTACTTTGACCTACCGAAAAACGCATTAAATACGTCGCGGTATGCTGCCGCCGTACCCATAAAGCCCCGAGCGCTTCCCAGTAGAGAACAGCAAAGCGGGTACTAACACACGCTCTCACTACCAAATGAAACACTCGCATGTGGCTGCGACTTTCTTTatctaataaaatgaaaataaacactCTAAACGCATCCCTTCCGCCACGGTGGCGCGGTAAGGCCGAAAAACTTCATTACTTCCCTTTTATAGGAGCTGGCGGTAAGAAAAGTGGGCGAACCAACTGGTCAGCAAGTTATTtgcgaaacaaaaccaaaaagcaGCTAGAAACCACAACGAAGGTCTCTTCTCTTTCGTGGGAGAAATGTTTAGACTGAAACCAAAtaaaccaacacaaaaaataaccCACTGCCTAAACCATGCGATCAACTCAACGCACGAGTGTGCTTTTATGATCCACCCCGGCAAGTGACGCTTCTCTCTTAGGGCACCTGCACCGGTCTTGCTAGCAGGTTGTTCGAAAACAAATCACAACCAGCTGCAGTAACGCCAGAGAGAAGTGAAATATTAATGATTCACCCCTAAACGACGTCGAGAATAACGAAACGCCGACCttttggttgaattttgaTGACACTTAGGTGTGCCTAGTGGACCCGGGTTTCCCTCTACGACATGTATGAGCTCATTCTTGAGCAGAAATTTTCACTCCATTATTATCCAACCTTCCAACCTTTTGCttgcaaaaacagcaaaaacagaAAGAGCAACATTCCACCTCGAAAAGGAAAAGTCATTCCAGTACAATTCACGTTGGCTTGCCGTCACCCTCATTCCGACACCCCTTCATTACCCCAAAGCTCAAAGGAAATGGACGCTAATGCCCTCTGGGAGGCCATAAAGATACGGTATATGCAAACCACGCTGATTCCAAACGATCGTACACGTGGGGTGCATATGCCCCAAGTACACATACACTCGTTGAACTCTCCGCTTTTCAAAGTCAAGTTCCTTTACGCGCGTTCCTGTGTCCCCTCACCCTGTTGCCGCCTTCTGGAGTGGCCAAAAGTTGTATGCACAAGCCTGAGCGACGAAAAGAGAGTGTCCCAGAGAGTGGCAATGCTCGGGTAGGCTCGTTGGCCGTTGGTGGAACGATGCGGCCCAGCAAATCATTCGAGAATATACACTAATGCACGGCTATAACGCACGGTGAAAACTGTTCCTATGATTTTTCCCACCATGGAAAGCGAAAACACATCTGGCGCTGAAAAAAAGCGAGAGACACAACTGAGACGGAGCCAGCCGATAGAAGGAAACGGAAAAGGGTCGGTCGGTTCTTCTCGGTTCCACTTCCGCCCCATGAGTCATGCAAAGTCatgaacgcgcgcgcgcgagaaaAGCACGAAAAGGTTTACTGTTTTAGCTAGCGCGACCAGCTGAAGAGATTGAACTTTTCGCGCAAACATGACGAGCGAGctggaaaaagagagagagagcgggagaAAGATCTTTCTCCCTTGGTAGCGACGCTGCTTTCTGCAGGCGCTTCGGCGGGAAAACGGATCCACTCGCAAGCTCCGGGTCCGGTGGCGTGTGTATAAATATGACGATTCCCTAGCAGTACAGCATCAGTGATCTAGCAACTGACGATCGAGTCTGACTGACGCAAGCAACAACCAGGACACCCTTTACCATCCGTGCCGCGACACTCGCATCCTACAGCTCAGTGTGCGACTCTGTGTGATTCTGTGTTTTCGACAGTGTGTGCAAGGTGCAAGTGCAAGGTGCAGCAATGAATCCCGTAGTGCGTTCCGTTCTAGCCGTCGTGCTGATCGGTGTGGTTGCGGCCGCCACCGAGGACTATCAGAGCCAGAGCCTGCGGGCGATTGTGCGGGTGTACGACGAGTGCTCGAAGGCGGAAACtggcttcagcccgtgcctgaAGAAGCGTGCCATCACCTTCATCGACCGGCTGTCCCGCGTCGATGCGTTGGCACTCGGTGATCTGAAGATTGTGCGTAACGAGCGGGCGGCGGCCGAGCCGACCAAACCGCTGACCGAGGCCGAGCTGGAGCAGAGCTTGCCGCGCGGACTGGAGGCACGGGATGAGGCGCTCACCAGCATGCTGCTCGAGAAGGTTGCGGGCATTTTCAGCAGCCGCACGGTGCAGGTGACCCTGCCGAAGCTGTCCAGCGAGGAGCTCGGCCGTGGCCTGGAGGAAGGTGAGCTGCTCTGGGGGAGCTTTGCACTGTGAAGTGATATAGTAGAACGCTTTAGTGATCTTACCGGATCTTTTCCTAGTTAGGTCCAAAGTGTTCCACAAACACCTCTTACACTGAACGCATCACTTTGCACAACGCGAAATTGTTGATAAAACACCTATTGATGGCTTTGCTGTTCTGTAACGACTTCTTTCATCTCGATTCCAGGCCGCGGTAAGATGAAGAAGATGATGAGCATGATGATCATGGGCTTCATGATGAAGATGGCCGCCATGGTGCCGGTGGCGATCGCCGGGCTCTACCTGCTCGCCGGCAAGGCGCTGATCGTGTCCAAGATCGCTCTCCTGCTGGCCGGTATCATCGGGCTGAAGAAGCTGGTCgccagcaagcagcagcacggtAGCGGCTGGTCGAGCGGCGGCTCCGGACACGGCGGCTGGGATCGACGATCGGCCGATGCTGCGGCGATCGCTCAGAATATGGCGTACAGTGCCTATGCTAAGAACCAGGCGTGAAGCGTCCAAAGTTCCCCACcaaacccacacacgcacacaacttCCCGTGCTACTTCTTCACCTCCAGCAAAACCATCACCAATCCCtacatcatcgtcatcatccatCTCGAGTCGCGTGACGCAGCACAGTGTCTagaacatatttatttatttatttaagttatttaaattatttaaagtcaaccgttttgttttcctctgtCGCTCCTGTTCTTGTGCCGTCGCCACACAATCGACAAGCAAATTGACGCAGCAAACAGCTAACGTGCTGTGCTTTTCTTTCCAATGACCCTAATGAATCTTTTCACCCTTCTCCCGATGGCCCGTATGTGGCCCCACGATCATCCGCATATTGCGGATCTCGACCTCTATTCCAGTCTGTCTGCATGTGTTCCTCTCGCTTGGCCGGGGAAAAACACACGCGGCACCCAATCTGCATACAATCGGATTCCCTCCCTTCGTAACGCTTCTCACGTTGCTTCAATTCTATCAATCGTCTATCAACAATTGACCCTTTCGTACTTTCTCCGCCCCGTGTTTGTGCAGCGGAGGCCCTTTCTTTGCCTTTCCTTCGCGTCCCTTTATTTTCCCTATCAGGTGCAACCTTCGCCACATTTTCAATCTCTTCATTCAATTGTTTCGCGCATTTTCACGCCAATCTCTTCGCGTGTCTTTTCCCAACCCATCCCGATTAACTTTCA
This is a stretch of genomic DNA from Anopheles merus strain MAF chromosome 2R, AmerM5.1, whole genome shotgun sequence. It encodes these proteins:
- the LOC121590334 gene encoding uncharacterized protein LOC121590334, with protein sequence MNPVVRSVLAVVLIGVVAAATEDYQSQSLRAIVRVYDECSKAETGFSPCLKKRAITFIDRLSRVDALALGDLKIVRNERAAAEPTKPLTEAELEQSLPRGLEARDEALTSMLLEKVAGIFSSRTVQVTLPKLSSEELGRGLEEGRGKMKKMMSMMIMGFMMKMAAMVPVAIAGLYLLAGKALIVSKIALLLAGIIGLKKLVASKQQHGSGWSSGGSGHGGWDRRSADAAAIAQNMAYSAYAKNQA